DNA sequence from the Labilithrix sp. genome:
TGGAGCGCCATGTCGTGGGTGATCTTCGTGTACGCCTCCTCGCTCATGCCGACCGAGCTGACGCCGGCGCAGTAGAAGCACGCGTCGTAGCCGACGAGCTCCCCCTTCACCGCGGCGAGGTCCATGAAGTCGCGGACGACGAGCTGCTTCAGCTTCGCCTCGTGCCGCTCGTTGGGGCGGCGGTCGACGCAGAGGACGCTCGTGACGTCCGGATGACGGAGGCACTCCGCCAAGACGCCGCTCCCGACGTAGCCCGTCGCGCCCGTGATGATGACCTTCATCCCTCGCCCACCATGAGCCGCACCTCGCCCGACGCGACCCTCGTTGTGATGCCGCCCGCCTCGACGAGGAGTCGGCCGTCCGCGTCGATCCCGCGCGCGACGCCGTCGACGCCTTCGCCGATCACGCGCTTGCCCGCGAGCGCGTCGTGCTGGGAGAGCCGCGCCTGGAGCACGCCGAGCCCGCGCTGGAGGACGCGCGGGGCGTCACGCTCGAGCCCCGCGAGCACGGCGGCGAGGAGCGCGGCGCGATCGGTGCGCCCGCCTTCGAGCGCGAGCGACGTCGCGATCGCGGCGAGCTCCGGCGGAAAATCGCGCGTGTGCACGTTGATCCCGACGCCGGCGACGATGCTCTCGACCTTCGCGCCGGCGAGCGACGACTCCACGAGCACGCCCGCGATCTTCTTGTCGCGCACGAGCACGTCGTTCGGCCACTTCACCATCGCCGCGGCGTCGTCGCCGAGCGCGTGCGCGATCGCGTCCCGCACCGCCAGGCCGGCGACGAGCGAGACGAGCGGCACCCGCGCCGGCGCGCAGGGGACGCGGAGCAGGACGGAGAAGAGGAGCGACGAGCCGGGCGCGGCGCTCCAGGTGCGGCCCTGCCGCCCGCGGCCGTGCGTCTGCGCCTCCGCGATCCAGAGCGCGCCGTGCGCCGCGCCCTCCTTCGCCGCCGCCTTCGCGTCGTCGTTCGTCGAGCCGGTCTCCGCGACGTGGTGCAGCGGCGCCCCGAGCGTGACGCCGCGCGCGGCGAGCAGGAGCGGGAGCTCCGCGAGATCGTCCACTACCTCGCGCTCACTTCGCGCTCACTTCGCGCTCACGAAGTCGAAGCCGATGTCGGCGGCGGGGGTGGAGTGCGTCAGCGCGCCGACGCTGATCGCGTCGACCCCGGCGCGCGCGAGCTCGGCGATCCGCCCCTCCGTGATGCCGCCGGAGGCCTCGAGCAGCGCGCGGCCGCGCGTGCGGCGCACCGCTTCCTCCGTCGTCTCGGTGTCCATGTTGTCGAGGAGCACGATGTCCGCGCCGGCGGAGAGCGCCTCCTCGAGCTGCTCGAGCGAGTCGACCTCGCACTCGATCTTGCTCGTGTGCGGCGCGCGCGCGCGGGCGGCCTCGATCGCCTGGCGCACGCCGCCCGCCGCGACGATGTGGTTGTCCTTGATGAGGACGGCGGAGCCGAGGTCGTTGCGATGGTTGTGCCCGCCGCCGCGGCGCACCGCGTACCGCTCGAGGAGGCGGAGGCCCGGCGTCGTCTTGCGCGTGTCGGTGATGCGCGTCTTGCTCCCGGCCGGGAGCGCGTCGACGTAGCGCCGCGTCGCGGTCGCGATCCCGCACATCCGCTGGATCAGGTTGAGCGAGACGCGCTCGGCGGTGAGGAGCGAGCGCGCGCGCCCGACGACGGAGTAGAGGACGGCGCCCCCCTCGACCTTCGCGCCCTCCGCGACCTTCGCCGTGAACTTCAGGGTCGGGTCGACGGTGAGGAACACGCGCTCGGCGACGGGCAAGCCGGCGACGACCATCACCTTGCGCGCGACGCCGTGACCGGTCGCCTGCGCGCCTTCGGGGACGCACGCCTCCGTCGTGACGTCGCCGGCGCCGAGGTCCTCCTCCAGCGCGCGCACGACGATGGCATCGATCAACGAAAGCGGTAGCTCGGTGGCGCTCATCGCGCGCGAGTATGCCATGACGCTCGAGCAAAGGTGCTAAGACGGGAGGCATTCGCGCGTGACCCTCCCCGCCGCGTTCTCACTGACGTCGGCTTCGGTCGGCCTCCTCGCCGCGCTCCTCGCGCTCGGGATGTCCTCCGCGCCGGGCTGGCGCGAGCTCCGGTGGTTCGCGCTCTGCGCGACCTTCGCGGCGTTCTTCAACCTCGCGAACATCCCGACCACGCTGCCGTGGGTCGCCGAGCCGACGCTCCTCTTCACCGCGCGGCTCAGCCTCTTCTTCGGCGGCCTCCACACCGTGACGTGGTTCGTCTTCATCGCCGCGCGCGAGCGGAGAGCCCTCTCCCGCCTCGAGCGCGCCGCGATCGGCGTCGGCATCACGTTCTCCGTCCTCACCCTCGTGCCGGGCGTGATCCTCGAGGAGGACCTCAACGCGCGCCACGTCCCGCTCGTCGCGGCGACCTACCGCGACGCGACGCCGACGCTCCTCGGCGAGATCGCGATCGTCGACTACGTCGCGAGCGTGATGTTCCTCCTCGGCCGCGCGCTCCGCGACTGGCGGCGCGGCGACAGCGACGGCGGCACGCACGCGCTCGCGCTCAGCTTCGTCCTCGTCGGCGCGGTGCACGACGGGCTCGCGACCGGCAACATCATCCGCAGCCCCTACATCCTCGACTTCTCGCTCGTCGCCTTCGTCCTCGTCGTCGGAGCGTCGATCACGTCGCGCTTCGTCGCGAGCGCGCGGGCGCTCGAGCGATCGAAGCGGAAGCTCGAGGTCGCGCAGGCCCAGCTCGTCGCGAAGGAGCGGCTCGCCGCGCTCGGCGAGCTCTCCGCCGTCGTCGCGCACGAGGTCCGGAACCCGCTCGCGGTGGTGTTCAACGCGCTCGCGAGGCTGCGCCGCGTGCAGACCACGGACGAGGAGCACGCCGCGCTCTTGCGGATCCTCCAGGAGGAGGCGGAGCGGCTGCGCGACATCGTGAGCGACCTCCTCGAGTTCGCGAGCCCCCGCCCGCCGGTGCTCGCGCCGGCCTCGCTCGACGAGATCGTCCGCGGCGCCGCCCTCGCCGCGCGCAACGTCGTCGGCTCGGCGGAGAGCGACGTCGTCGTCGAGGTCGGCCCGAGCACCGAGCTCGAGTGCGACGAGCGGCTCGTGCGCCAGGCCGTCCTCAACCTCGTCACGAACGCGCTCCAGGCGAGCGGCCGCGCGGGGCCGGTGCGCGTCACGATCCGCGGCGCCGCCGACGATCCCGCGATCACGGTCCGCGTCGCCGACGACGGCGACGGCGTCCCGGACGACCTCCGCGAGCGCGTCTTCACCCCGTTCTTCTCGACGCGACCGAAGGGCACCGGCCTCGGCCTCGCCGTCGTCCGCCGCTGCGCCGAGGCCCACGGCGGCAAGGTCTCCCTCCACCCCAACCGCCCCCGCGGCGCCTCGTTCGAGCTCGAGCTCCCCCGCCGCTCCCGCCCCTCCGTGACGACGTGAACCCCTCTGCGGGGGTCTGGGGGCGGCGGAGCGCGCCCCGCGCGCGTAAAGGCCCCCAGCGGGAGAGCTCGAGAGGGCAGCGCCCTCTCGAATCAATAGACCCGGAAGCCCTTCCCCAGCGTCTCGCTGAATAGGTTGCACATTGCATGGAATGCGATTCCGGCGCCGACGCCCTTCGTGCGGAGGCGGAGCCAGCCGAAGAGGAGCGAGGGGAAGAAGACGGCGAGGCGCGCGGGCTCGCGGATCGTCGCGAAGTGGCCGAGCGCGAAGATGACGCTCGTGACGAGGACGGCGACGCCGACGTCGGCGCCGAAGATGCGGACGCGGAACGGCAGCGCCTCGTCGAGCCGCGACTGGAGGTAGCCGCGATAGAACGCCTCCTCCGGGAGCGCGATGATCACGAGCTGACCGAACGCCTCGTTGATCCCGTCGTTCGCGCCGAACGGGAAATGGAAGGTCCCGCGCGGGTGCCAGAAGTAACGCCAGCCGACGAAGAACGGGACGTAGAAGATCAGCGCGCACGCGAGCGACCACCCCAGCGCCTGGCGGAGGGCGCGCAAGAGACGCGGGACGTCCACCTTGCCCGGGAGCACGAGACCGCCGAGCGCGAGGCCGAACGCCTCGACGCGGGAGTCTTCGCCGCGCCAGACGAGCGCCCACGTCGCGCCGAGGAACACGAAGCCCACCACCGTCGCGACGTACTTGTCCGGCACGAAGGCGGAGGCCACGGTCACGACCGCGGTCACGATCGCGGCGACGAGGAGGGCTTCGACGAGCGCGCGGCGGCGGATGGGCGTCAGCGACACGTCAGACGAGCGGCGTAGATCTCGGGCGTGCCCTTCGCGGTGTCGGAGTCCTGCCACGCGAGGTACCACTCGTTCTTCTCCGCGCCCGCGCTGATCGACGGCGGCGGCACGGACGGATCGAAGATGCGGAACGCGGAGGAGGGCGGGAGCACCGGGCCGCCGTCGTTCAAGGTCGTGAACTTGATGTACGGCTTCTCGTACCAGGCGACCGCGACCTGCCCGTTGTTCACGCCGAGCGACGGGTGACCGCCCTTGCTCGAGAGCACCTTGCGCCAGAGCACCTTGTTCTGGACCGGATCGATCTTCGCGATCGACGCGCCGCCGGCCTCGACGTGCCACACGATGAAGCAGCCGTCGTTGCCGCACGCGATCGCGGGCGCGTCCGCGGGCGTCTTCTCCTCCGAGACCATCGAGACGTCGCCCATCGTGCGATCGCCGCGGTTCTGCGTCGTGTTCTCGTCGAGGCCCTTCTCCGCCTGCTCGAGCGAGACGCGCATGCGCATGATCGCGTGGGTCTTGTCCTTGCCGCTCTCGCTCTCGAGCTTGTACGCGACGAGGAGCGTGTTCGCCGCGACCGCGACGCTCGGGTGCTTCACGCGCGGGGGCGGGTTCTTCGAGCGCGGCGGCGCGTAGTAGTCGGTGAGGCGGCGGTCCGGCGTCACCGTGCCGAGCTCGTTCGAGATGTGCCGCGCGTAGAGATCGTGATCGTTCTCCTTGTCTCGATCGTCCTGCCACACGACCCAGAAGCCCTCCGGCCCCTTGTCGACCGCGGGGAAGAACTGCCCCGGACGCGGGTTGCCGCCGATGCGGACGACCTGGCCCTTGTACTGATCGATGTTGCCGTTGCCGTCGAGGAGGCGCGCGTGGACGCCGGCCTCCTTCCCCTTCTCGTCCTGATAGACGAGCACGAGGCGATCGGAGCCGATGACGGCGAGCTTCGGCGTGTCGGCGCTGGTCGCGTCCGGGGTGAGGTCGCGCACGGAGTTGAGCGACTTGCCGGTCGGATCGATCGCGACGCCGTAGGCGTGGTCGGAGCCCTGCCGCTCGTGGTCGTCGATCCAAGTGACGAGCGCGCCCTTCGAGATCGGGGCGATCGCGGGCACGCCGGCGCGGCGGTTCGTCTCGAGGCGCGGATGCGCGAAGGCGACCGCCTTGCACGGGCCGTTCGCGGTGTTCGACTTCTCGGCGACCTTGACCTGCTCCGTGAACACCGCCGCGACCTTCGCCGCCGCGGGCCCCTGCTCGGCGGCCTCCTTGAACTTCTTCTGCGCGGCGGCGTAGTCCCCGACGCTGAAGAGGCGCTGCCCCTCCGCGAGGATCGGGACCCACTTCGGCTCGTCCGGCGGCGGCAGGTCGTTCGCGGTGGTGTTGACGCCGATCGGCGTGCCCGACGTCGTCGACGCGACGATGGGCGCGAAGATCTGCGGGCTCAGCGCGCTGACCCACACGAAGATCGCCATCGACACGCCGAGGACGAGGAAGCCGCTCGCGAGCGCGAGCCGGACCGGCGACAGCTTCCGCGGCGGGGGCTCGTCGGGCTGCGACGTGGTGGTGGGGATGTCGGTCGACGCGCGGCCGTTGACGAGCGGGAGCGGCTCGCTCGCCGTGCTCGCGCGCCCGCCGTTGAGCGGCCCGTCCACCGCGCGCCGGCTCGAAGGCACCGCCGGCATGTTCATGCCGCGCGCGGAGGCGGCGGAGGGCTGGAGCGCGAGCACGTCGGCCGCGCCCTGCGGAGAGATGCGTGGATGCGGGCCGGTCCCGAGCGGCAAGCCGGGGAAGCTCGCGCTCGAGACGGGGCGCTGACCCCACGCCTCGACGAACGCGTCGGCGAGCTCCTTCGCGCTCTGGTACCGGTTCGCGGGATCGCGCTCGAGGCACTTCTTGAACCACGCGTCGAACGAGGGCGGGAGGTCCGCGCGCTGCTGCGACGGCACCGGGATCGGGCCGGTCGCGATCGACGCGAAGGTCATCGCTACGCCCTGGTCCATGTTCCAGACCGGGCGCCCGATGAGGCACTCGTAGGCCATGCAGCCGAGCGCCCAGAGGTCGGCGCGGTGATCGACGTTGCCCTGCCCCTTCACCTGCTCGGGGGACATGTACGCCGGCGTTCCGAAGACGGCGCCTTCGCGCGTGAGGCGCTTGGCCGCCTTCTCCTCCGGGTTCACCGGCGCGTAGAACTTGGCGAGGCCGAAGTCGAGGATCTTGACGATGTCGTGCTGGTCCTCGCCCTTCGTGAGGAAGATGTTCTCCGGCTTCAGGTCGCGGTGGACGATGCCGGACGAGTGCGCCTTCACGAGACCGCGCGAGGTGTGGACGATGACGCGGATCGTCGTCTCGAGGTCGATGATGCGCACCCGCGCCATGCGGTCGTAGAGCGACTCGCCTTCGAGGAGCTCCATCGCGATGAAGGGGCGGCCGTCGTCGAGGCGGCCGGAGTCGTAGACGTCGACGATGTACGGGCTGCGAACGCTCGCGGCGGCGCGGGCCTCGCGGAAGAAGCGCTCGATGACGATGGTGGACGCGGCCAGCTCCGCCGCGAGCACCTTCACCGCGACTTTCTTGTCGAGCGACAGCTGCATCGCCTCGTACACCGCGGCCATGCCGCCGCGTCCGATCTCCCGGACGACGCGGTACTTGCCGACCAGGATGGTCCCGACCGGAATCTTCGAATCGTTGCCAGACACCTGGGAAACTCGTCGAAAGGCTACGCTGTTTCGCAGGCAAACGAAAAGGCTTACCGTGAGGCGGTGGACGACGACGCGCGCCGGAAGCGATTCGAGGCGATCGGCGAAATTGCGGCCGAGATCGCGCACGAGCTCCGCAATGCCTTGCAGATCGTCTCCGCGAACGTGTATCTCGCGCGCCAGAGCGCCGGCGCGCCGGGCGCGAGCGAGCCGTTCCTCGCGAAGGTCGAGCGAAGCACGCGGATTGCCCAAGGAATCGTCGACGACCTCATGGCCCTCGCGCGAGGTGAGGCGATCCACGCGGAGCCTTACCCGGTGGCCGATCTCCTACCTCTCGGGAGAGAGCTGCTCCTCGGTGAGGCGGATCACATCGACGACGTCGACCCACCCGACCTCGAGGTCCGCGCCCATCAGGGCCTCGCCGCGCGGCTCCTCCACGTCCTCTACGAGAACGCGATCCAGGCGAGCCGTCCGCGGCGGGTCGGGATCACGACGCGCGCGCGGAGGGCCGGGGACCGCGTGAGGATCGAGGTCTCCGACGACGGGCCGGGCGTCCCGGAGAAGATCCGCGGCACGCTCTTCGAGCCGCTCGTCACGGAGCGCCCCGGCGGCACCGGCCTCGGCCTCGCGCTCGCGCGCCGGATCGTGGACGCGCACGGCGGCTCCATCGCCCTCCGCGGCGCGTCGACCTTCGCGATCGAGCTGCCGTCATGACGAAGCGCTGGCCGATCGCGCTCGGGTGCCTCGTCGTCGCGGCGGTGGCGCTCTACTTCACGTTCTTCCGCGAGAGCGACGAGAACGCGATCAAGCGCGTGCTCGCGCAGTTCGCGACCATCGTCTCGGTGAAGGACGGCGACACGATCATCTCGCGGACCGCGCGGATGCGGAGCAAGATGCAGGACGTCGTGACCGACGGCGTCTCCGCCCACGTCGCGGAGCTGAACGTCGACGTCCGCGGCCGCGAGAAGCTCGAGGAGGACGCGATCAAGGTCGGCCTCGTCTACGCGAGCGCAGACTGCACGTTCGTCACGAAGAAGATCGAGATCGACCCCGCCGCGACGTTCGCGAAGGTCGACGCGACCGCGCTCGTCACCGCCAACCGCGGCGGCGAGCGCAAGGTCGACAAGCGCGAGGTCCACTTCCTCCTCCGCAAAGACGGCGGCTGGAAGATCGACTCGATCGACGTCGCGCCGGTCAGCGCGGACTGACCGTCAGCCGAACGCGTGGCGGCGGCCGGCCCAACCCATGATCGCGAGGACGATCAGCGCGCCGACGATGCTGCCGATGAAGCCGGAGGCGTGAAGGTCGAGGATCGGCGTGCCCGAGAAGACGTTGCCGATGACGCCGCCGACGAAGGAACCGGCGATCCCGACGAGCGCGGTGGAGAGGAAGCCCATCGATTGGCGGCCCGGCATGATCGCGCGCGCGAGGAAGCCGACGATGAGACCGAACAGGAGAAACATGAGGATCGACATGGTGATCGGAAGAGCAAGGCGCGCGCCACCCGCACGTGCGCGGATCTCTGCGGGATCGCCAAGGCCGCGCTCCGGCGGGACCGTGCGCCGGGGCGCGTTGCCCCGATCGCGCGCGCGATCTAAGGAGGCGTGTTCCGCATGCTTCCCATCCGCCTCCGCGGAGCTTCGACCCACAACCTTCGCGCCGTCGACCTCGAGCTCGCGCCCGGCGAGCTCGTCGCGCTCACCGGGCCGAGCGGCTCCGGCAAGTCGTCGCTCGCGCTCGACACCCTCTACGCGGAGGGACAGCGCCGCTTCGTCGAGAGCTTCAGCCCCTACGCGCGCCAGTTCCTCGAGCGGCTCGAGCGTCCGCCCGTGCGCGCGCTCGAGCCCGTCGCCGCCACGGTCGCGGTCGATCGCCGCGCGCCGGTGAAGTCGAGCCGCTCCACCGTCGCGACGCTCACCGACCTCGAGCCGTACCTCGCGGCGCTCTTCGCGTGCGAGGCGGTGCCGTCGTGCCCCGACTGCGGGACGGAGGCGGTCCCCACCTCGGCGGTGGACGCCGCGGCGCGCGCGGTGACGGCGATGGCGGATCGCCGCGCCGCGATCAGCTACCCCGTCCGCGTCGAGACGGCGGAGGCGTACCTCGAGCTCCGCGAGTCGCTCGTGAAGGACGGGTACCGCCGGCTCGTCGTCGGCGGCGCGGTCCGCGAGATCGACGACGTGAAGCCGAGCGAGGCAGGACGCCCCGACGTCGCCGTCGAGGTCGTCGTCGATCGACTGAAGGTCGGCGCGGGCGAGCGGCGGCGGCTGCAGCACGCGATCGAGCAAGCCTGGGAGCGAGGCGGCGGGCGCGCCGAGCTGCGCGCCCTCGACGGCGCGGCCGCGCACGTCGCGATCGGGCGCGGGCTCGTGTGCACCGGCTGCGCGCGCTCCTTCGATCCGCCGCGGCCCGGCCTCTTCTCGTACAACTCGCCGCTCGGCGCGTGCGCCGACTGCCGCGGCTTCGGCCGCATCATCGCGGTCGACTGGGACAAGGTCATCCCCGACAAGGAAAAGACGATCGCGAAGGGCGCGATCAAGGCGTGGTCGGGCAAGACGAGCACGTGGGAGCGCGGCGTCCTGGAGCGGTTCGCGAAGAAGCGGAAGATCCCGCTCGACGTCGCGTGGTCGAAGCTCACCGACGAGCAGCGCCGCCTCGTCATCGAAGGCGAAGGCACCTGGGACGGCGGGAAGTACCCCGGCGTCGCGGCGTGGTTCAAGTGGCTCGAGACGCGCACGTACAAGATGCACGTCCGCGTCTTCCTCTCGCGCTATCGCGACTACGTCCCGTGCGGCACGTGCGCCGGCGCGCGCCTCAACAGGGCCGCGCGCACGTACCGCGTCGATGGCAAGGACCTCGGCGCGTGGCACGCGCTCACGGTCGGCGACGCGCTCGAGCGCGTCCGTGCGCTCGAGCCCGCGAGCCCGCAGGGCAAGCGCGTGAAGACGGAGCTCGCCTCGCGGCTCGGCTACCTCGACGCGGTCGGCCTCGCGTACCTCACGCTCGATCGCCAGGCGCGCACGCTCTCCGGCGGCGAGGCGCAGCGCGCGTCGCTCACGACCGCGCTCGGCGCCTCCCTCACCGGCACGCTCTTCGTCCTCGACGAGCCCACCGTCGGCCTCCACGCGACCGACGTGCCGCGCCTCGCGCGCGCGATGGATGACCTCGCGCGCGCGGGCAACACCGTCCTCGTCATCGAGCACGACCGCACGGTGGTGGAGCGCTGCGACCGCGTCGTCGAGCTCGGGCCGGGCGCCGGACCGCGCGGCGGCGCCGTGCTCTTCGACGGCACGCCCGCCGCCCTCGCGAAGAGCGACACCGCGACCGGACGCGCGTGGCGCAAGGACGACGGCGGGACGACGAAGCGCCGGAAGCCCCTCGATTGGCTCGAGGTCCGCGGCGCGCGCGAGAACAACCTCGCGATCGATCGCCTGAAGGTCCCGCTCGGCGTCCTCTGCGCGATCACGGGGCCGTCCGGCTCGGGCAAGAGCACGCTCGCGGAGGACGTGCTCTACCGCACGATCGCGAAGCGGACCGGCGAGAGCGTCCCGAAGGCCGGCGCGTGCGACGGCGTCGACGGCGGCGAGCTCCTCGTCCGCGCGGTGCTCGTCGATCAGTCGCCGCTCGGGCGCACCGCGCGCGGCAACGCCGCGACGTACACGAAGGCGTGGGACCGCGTCCGCGCGCGCTTCGCGGCGGAGCCGGAGGCCGCGCGCCGTGGCCTCGCCGCCGCGTCGTTCTCGTTCAACGTGCCGGGCAAGGGCCGCTGCGAGACCTGCGCGGGCGAGGGCTACGAGACGGTCGAGATGCAGTTCCTCGCCGACGTGATGCTGCTCTGCCCGGTCTGCCACGGGAAGCGCTTCGACGGCGAGGTCCTCGCGGTGACGCACCGAGGGAAGACGGTCGCCGACGTGCTCGCGATGACGATCGAGGAGGCGCTCGCGTTCCTGTCGCCGCCGGGGCGCGATCGCGACTACGCGCTCGAGCGGATGCTCGAGCCGCTCGTGCAGGTCGGGCTCGGGTACCTGCCGCTCGGTCAGCCGCTCTCCACCCTCTCCGGCGGCGAGGCGCAGCGCATCAAGCTCGCGCGCGCGCTCTCGAGCGACACCCTCGGCACGCTCTTCGTCGTCGACGAGCCGAGCGCGGGGCTCCACGCGGAGGACGCCGAGCACGTCGTCGCCGCGCTGCGCTCGCTCGTCGAGGGAGGCGCGTCGGTCGTGATGGTCGAGCACGATCTCTCGGTCATCGCAGAGGCGGACTGGGTCATCGACCTCGGCCCCGGCGGCGGCCCGCGCGGCGGCCGTGTCTGCGCGGAAGGAACGCCGCGGCAGATCGCGCGCGCGAAGACCAAGACGGGCGAGGCGATGCGCGCCACGCGGCGGCCACGCGCCGAGTCGCGCGTCCCGAAGGGCACGGCCGCGGACGCGGTGACGGTCGTGCACGCGCGCGAGCACAACTTGAAGGACGTCTCGTGCAAGGTCCCGCACGGGAAGCTCTGCGTCGTCACCGGCCCCTCCGGCTCCGGCAAGAGCTCGCTCGCGTTCGACGTCGTGTTCGCGGAGGGGCAGCGCCGCTTCATGGAGACGCTGACGCCGTACGCGCGCCAGTTCCTCCCCACCCTGCCGCGCCCCGACGTCGACCTCGTCACCGGCGTCCCGCCGTCGATCGCGCTCGAGCAGCGCACGTCGCGCGCGGGCGCGAGCTCCACTGTCGCGACCGTGACCGAGATCGCGCACTACCTCCGCCTCCTCTACGCGAAGGTCGGGGACCTCTTCTGTCCCGACTGCGGAGGACACGTCGCGCCCGCGGCCCCGGACGCGCTGTTCGCCCGGCTCCGCCGCCTCAAGGGCAAGCGCACGCTCTACGCGCCCGTCGTCCGCGAACGCAAAGGGACGTACCTCGACGTGTTCACCGCCGCCGCGCGCGCGGGGGTGCAGACCGCGCGCGTCGACGGCGCGATCGCGCTTGTCGATCCGCCGCCGCGCCTCGTGAAGACGAAGGAGCACTCGATCGATCTCATCCTCCACTACGGCTCCTTCGACACGCTCGATCGCGCGGTCTTCGATCGTGCGCTCGCGTGGGCGGCGGGCGCGGTGCGCGTCGCGGAGGGGCCGCCGACCGCGCGGCCGTCCGCGACGGAGACGCTCCACTCCACCGCGCGCGCGTGCGGCGCGTGCGGCACCGGCATCCCCGAGCTCGATCCGCGCTGGTTCTCGTTCAACACGAAGCAGGGTCAGTGCGGCGCGTGCGAAGGCACCGGCGTCCGCGGCGGGCTCGCGGAGGACGAAGAGCACGAGGACAACGGGCGCCCGCGCGAGAAGTGCCGCGCGTGCGACGGCGATCGCCTCGCGCCGAT
Encoded proteins:
- a CDS encoding biotin--[acetyl-CoA-carboxylase] ligase, whose amino-acid sequence is MDDLAELPLLLAARGVTLGAPLHHVAETGSTNDDAKAAAKEGAAHGALWIAEAQTHGRGRQGRTWSAAPGSSLLFSVLLRVPCAPARVPLVSLVAGLAVRDAIAHALGDDAAAMVKWPNDVLVRDKKIAGVLVESSLAGAKVESIVAGVGINVHTRDFPPELAAIATSLALEGGRTDRAALLAAVLAGLERDAPRVLQRGLGVLQARLSQHDALAGKRVIGEGVDGVARGIDADGRLLVEAGGITTRVASGEVRLMVGEG
- the nadC gene encoding carboxylating nicotinate-nucleotide diphosphorylase: MSATELPLSLIDAIVVRALEEDLGAGDVTTEACVPEGAQATGHGVARKVMVVAGLPVAERVFLTVDPTLKFTAKVAEGAKVEGGAVLYSVVGRARSLLTAERVSLNLIQRMCGIATATRRYVDALPAGSKTRITDTRKTTPGLRLLERYAVRRGGGHNHRNDLGSAVLIKDNHIVAAGGVRQAIEAARARAPHTSKIECEVDSLEQLEEALSAGADIVLLDNMDTETTEEAVRRTRGRALLEASGGITEGRIAELARAGVDAISVGALTHSTPAADIGFDFVSAK
- a CDS encoding CPBP family intramembrane metalloprotease; the protein is MSLTPIRRRALVEALLVAAIVTAVVTVASAFVPDKYVATVVGFVFLGATWALVWRGEDSRVEAFGLALGGLVLPGKVDVPRLLRALRQALGWSLACALIFYVPFFVGWRYFWHPRGTFHFPFGANDGINEAFGQLVIIALPEEAFYRGYLQSRLDEALPFRVRIFGADVGVAVLVTSVIFALGHFATIREPARLAVFFPSLLFGWLRLRTKGVGAGIAFHAMCNLFSETLGKGFRVY
- a CDS encoding serine/threonine protein kinase, giving the protein MSGNDSKIPVGTILVGKYRVVREIGRGGMAAVYEAMQLSLDKKVAVKVLAAELAASTIVIERFFREARAAASVRSPYIVDVYDSGRLDDGRPFIAMELLEGESLYDRMARVRIIDLETTIRVIVHTSRGLVKAHSSGIVHRDLKPENIFLTKGEDQHDIVKILDFGLAKFYAPVNPEEKAAKRLTREGAVFGTPAYMSPEQVKGQGNVDHRADLWALGCMAYECLIGRPVWNMDQGVAMTFASIATGPIPVPSQQRADLPPSFDAWFKKCLERDPANRYQSAKELADAFVEAWGQRPVSSASFPGLPLGTGPHPRISPQGAADVLALQPSAASARGMNMPAVPSSRRAVDGPLNGGRASTASEPLPLVNGRASTDIPTTTSQPDEPPPRKLSPVRLALASGFLVLGVSMAIFVWVSALSPQIFAPIVASTTSGTPIGVNTTANDLPPPDEPKWVPILAEGQRLFSVGDYAAAQKKFKEAAEQGPAAAKVAAVFTEQVKVAEKSNTANGPCKAVAFAHPRLETNRRAGVPAIAPISKGALVTWIDDHERQGSDHAYGVAIDPTGKSLNSVRDLTPDATSADTPKLAVIGSDRLVLVYQDEKGKEAGVHARLLDGNGNIDQYKGQVVRIGGNPRPGQFFPAVDKGPEGFWVVWQDDRDKENDHDLYARHISNELGTVTPDRRLTDYYAPPRSKNPPPRVKHPSVAVAANTLLVAYKLESESGKDKTHAIMRMRVSLEQAEKGLDENTTQNRGDRTMGDVSMVSEEKTPADAPAIACGNDGCFIVWHVEAGGASIAKIDPVQNKVLWRKVLSSKGGHPSLGVNNGQVAVAWYEKPYIKFTTLNDGGPVLPPSSAFRIFDPSVPPPSISAGAEKNEWYLAWQDSDTAKGTPEIYAARLTCR
- a CDS encoding HAMP domain-containing histidine kinase, encoding MDDDARRKRFEAIGEIAAEIAHELRNALQIVSANVYLARQSAGAPGASEPFLAKVERSTRIAQGIVDDLMALARGEAIHAEPYPVADLLPLGRELLLGEADHIDDVDPPDLEVRAHQGLAARLLHVLYENAIQASRPRRVGITTRARRAGDRVRIEVSDDGPGVPEKIRGTLFEPLVTERPGGTGLGLALARRIVDAHGGSIALRGASTFAIELPS
- a CDS encoding GlsB/YeaQ/YmgE family stress response membrane protein; amino-acid sequence: MSILMFLLFGLIVGFLARAIMPGRQSMGFLSTALVGIAGSFVGGVIGNVFSGTPILDLHASGFIGSIVGALIVLAIMGWAGRRHAFG